Genomic window (Chryseobacterium bernardetii):
GGATGGAACGGAAACTACCGATTCATTACTAATGATAACCTTATCAACGCTAATTTCAGTAACGAAGAACGTGAACAAACTTCTCATTTCCTGAATATCGGATATTGGTTCAATAAAGAATTCAGAATTGACTGGGAAAATTCCGTTCATGATATTAAAAACTCTTCACAATTATTTGCAACAAGGGATTACCGCTTAAATAACTTTGAAACCAAACCGAAGGCCACTTACAAGTTTACAGATGCCCTTCAGGCTGAACTTTCTTCTGCTTACCGCCAGAAAAAAAGAATAGATGGCGAAGAATTATTAAAAGCGTTTGATGTTACCGGAACCGTTCAATGGGAGTTCAGGAAGACTTCCATCCGTGGGAATTTTTCTTTCATCAATAATAATTTCAATGGCAACAATTTCAGCATTGTCGGAAATCAGATGCTTGATGGTCTGAAGCCCGGAAAAAACCAGGTATGGAGTGTATTCATCCAACAGGCCCTCAATTCATTCATTCAATTGAACTTAAACTATGAAGGAAGAAATTCTGGGGAAAGAACTATTCATATCGGAAGTATGCAGGTAAAAGCGAGTTTCTAGAGGTGTAAGCTGCCAAGTTTGCCATTCCCAATAATCCTGTTTTTTTCTCACTGTGATTATAACACCCTCTGATTCATTTCATTCTCATCATTCACAGTAATAGATAATATCATATTTCCTAGTATTCAGAATTTTGTAAATTTGCACCATGATAAAAATAGGCAATATAGAACTGCCGGAATTTCCACTTTTGCTGGCTCCAATGGAAGACGTAAGTGATCCTCCGTTCAGACGTTTATGTAAAATGCACGGTGCAGATTTAATGTATTCGGAATTTATTTCTTCCGAAGGGTTAATTCGTGATGCCATCAAGAGCCGTAAAAAACTGGATATCTTCGATTATGAAAGACCAGTCGGAATACAGATCTTCGGTGGTGATGAAGAAGCGATGGCCATGTCTGCGAGAATTGTAGAAACAGTAAACCCTGACCTGGTAGACATTAATTTTGGCTGCCCTGTAAAAAAAGTGGTATGTAAAGGAGCCGGAGCCGGAGTTTTAAAAGATATTGACCTTATGGTTCGTCTTACAAAAGCTGTAGTAAATTCTACTCATCTTCCCGTAACAGTTAAAACCCGCCTGGGATGGGACAGTACCTGCATTAATATTGACGAAGTGGCAGAGCGTCTTCAGGAAACAGGAATCAAAGCGCTTACCATACATGCAAGAACCCGTGCACAAATGTACAAGGGAGAAGCAGATTGGGAGCATATTTCAAGAATTAAGCAAAATCCCAATATTGAAATTCCGATTTTCGGAAATGGTGATATAGATTCACCGGAAAAGGCACTTGAGTATAAACAGAAGTATGCTTGTGACGGAATTATGATAGGACGTGCAGCTATTGGATATCCCTGGATATTCAATGAGATCAAGCATTTCTTTAAAACAGGTGAGCATTTGCCAGCTCCTACTATTTCAGACCGATTATTAGCAGTTCGTCAGCATGCTGAATGGAGTGCTGAATGGAAAGGGGAAAGATTAGGATTGGTAGAAATGAGACAACATTACAGCAACTATTTCAGAGGTATCCCTCACTTCAAGGACTTCAGAAAAAGATTCCTGGAAGTTTTCACCTTAGAAGAAATGGATGCCCTGATTAAGGAAACCCAGCAATTCTACGAAGAATATCAGGCTCAGGCATAAAAATAAAAACCATCAAATTAAATTGATGGTTTTTTTATTGTTATTAAATATCAAACTTAATATCCGCCAGATGAAGATTCATTTTTAATGAGTGCCAATGCTGAAGAAGTTCCGATTCTTTTTACTCCCATGCTAATCATTTTTTCAGCATCTTCAGGAGTTCTTACTCCTCCTGCCGCTTTTACAGGAAGTTTCCCAGCGTTATCCAACATAATTTTTATTCCTTCAAATGTTGCCCCATTAGGTTTCCCCTCTTGAGTTACATAAAAACCGGTTGATGATTTAACAAAAATATGAGGTAAATCATCGGCTGAGAAATTCTCTTCCGCCCAGTTTGAAATATTTTTGGTAAGATCTGCTATCTGTTCATCTGCTAAAGCTGCAATCTCAATAATCCACTTTGCAATTTTATGGTTTTGCAATGCAAGCTTTGTACATTTTACAAACTCTTCTTTTACCAAATCAATATTTCCCTGAAGGTAAGCATTATAATTAATTACAAAATCCAATTCATCAGCACCATCCTCAATAGCTTTTGAAGCTTCTGCAAGTTTCTCTTCTATTGAGTAAGTTCCTTCATGGAATCCTATTACAGTTCCTACTACAACATTTGAATTTTTCTCCTGAATATATTTTTTAATCTCTGCTACATAATCCGGTCTGATCATTACCGCAAAAATACCATTATCAATGGCTTCCTGTGTAAGTTTCTTATCAAGCTGAAGAGTTTCTTCATGAGAAATTCCTGATTGTTCCGGTGTCTTCAAGTAGGTTGAATCCAAATATTGGGCTATGTTCATATCGTTATACTTTCAATTG
Coding sequences:
- the dusB gene encoding tRNA dihydrouridine synthase DusB; translation: MIKIGNIELPEFPLLLAPMEDVSDPPFRRLCKMHGADLMYSEFISSEGLIRDAIKSRKKLDIFDYERPVGIQIFGGDEEAMAMSARIVETVNPDLVDINFGCPVKKVVCKGAGAGVLKDIDLMVRLTKAVVNSTHLPVTVKTRLGWDSTCINIDEVAERLQETGIKALTIHARTRAQMYKGEADWEHISRIKQNPNIEIPIFGNGDIDSPEKALEYKQKYACDGIMIGRAAIGYPWIFNEIKHFFKTGEHLPAPTISDRLLAVRQHAEWSAEWKGERLGLVEMRQHYSNYFRGIPHFKDFRKRFLEVFTLEEMDALIKETQQFYEEYQAQA
- the deoC gene encoding deoxyribose-phosphate aldolase; the encoded protein is MNIAQYLDSTYLKTPEQSGISHEETLQLDKKLTQEAIDNGIFAVMIRPDYVAEIKKYIQEKNSNVVVGTVIGFHEGTYSIEEKLAEASKAIEDGADELDFVINYNAYLQGNIDLVKEEFVKCTKLALQNHKIAKWIIEIAALADEQIADLTKNISNWAEENFSADDLPHIFVKSSTGFYVTQEGKPNGATFEGIKIMLDNAGKLPVKAAGGVRTPEDAEKMISMGVKRIGTSSALALIKNESSSGGY